The Triticum aestivum cultivar Chinese Spring chromosome 7B, IWGSC CS RefSeq v2.1, whole genome shotgun sequence genome window below encodes:
- the LOC123162458 gene encoding casparian strip membrane protein 2-like, whose protein sequence is MSSTNEATVIHMDDTTSKAPAMAAPPSGAATAPVQQQQRKSGGGVPFILRSGAEGFRRCMAFVDLLLRVVAFGPTLAAAISTGTSDETLSVFTEFFQFRARFDDFPAFTFFMVANAVAAGYLVLSLPFSIVGIIRPKATGVRLLLLVCDTVMVVLVTAAASAAAAIVYVAHEGSRRANWVPICMQFHGFCQRTSGAVVASFLAVLVFILLVLLSACAIRRQR, encoded by the coding sequence ATGAGCAGCACCAACGAGGCCACTGTCATCCACATGGACGACACCACCAGCAAGGCCCCGGCTATGGCTGCGCCACCGTCAGGAGCCGCAACCGCGccggtgcagcagcagcagcgcaagtcCGGCGGCGGCGTGCCGTTCATCCTGCGCAGCGGCGCCGAGGGCTTCCGTCGCTGCATGGCCTTCGTGGACCTGCTGCTCAGGGTGGTGGCCTTCGGGCCCACGCTCGCGGCTGCCATCTCCACGGGCACCTCCGACGAAACGCTCTCCGTCTTCACCGAGTTCTTCCAGTTCCGTGCCAGGTTCGACGACTTCCCGGCCTTCACCTTCTTCATGGTCGCCAACGCCGTCGCGGCGGGGTACCTGGTGCTGTCCCTCCCCTTCTCCATCGTCGGGATCATCCGGCCAAAGGCGACCGGCGTCAGGCTGCTGCTGCTCGTCTGCGACACGGTGATGGTGGTGCTGGTGACCGCGGCTGCGTCTGCGGCGGCGGCCATCGTGTACGTGGCGCACGAAGGGAGCCGGCGCGCCAACTGGGTTCCCATCTGCATGCAGTTCCACGGCTTCTGCCAGCGCACCAGCGGCGCCGTCGTCGCCTCCTTCCTCGCCGTCCTCGTCTtcatcctcctcgtcctcctctccgcCTGCGCAATCCGCAGGCAACGCTAG
- the LOC123160695 gene encoding vesicle-associated membrane protein 714, translating into MAIVYALVARGTVVLAEFAAVSGNAGAVARRILEKLPSEAEARLCFAQDRYIFHVLRSPADGLTFLCMANDTFGRRVPFIYLEDIQMRFMKNYGRVAHSALAYAMNDEFARVLHQQMEFFSSNPSADTLNRLRGEVSEIHTVMVDNIEKILDRGDRISLLVDKTSTMQDSGFHFRKQSKRLRRALWMKNVKLLAVLTAVIVLLLYLIIAAFCGGLSLPSCRS; encoded by the exons atggcgatCGTGTACGCGCTCGTGGCGCGGGGCACGGTCGTGCTGGCCGagttcgccgccgtctcgggcaaCGCCGGCGCCGTCGCCCGTCGCATCCTCGAGAAGCTCCCCTCCGAGGCCGAGGCGCGCCTCTGCTTCGCGCAGGACCGCTACATCTTCCACGTCCTCCGCTCCCCCGCCGACGGCCTCACCTTCCTCTGCATGGCCAACGACACCTTCGGAC GGAGAGTTCCCTTCATTTATCTCGAGGACATCCAGATGAGGTTCATGAAGAACTATGGCAGGGTCGCCCATTCCGCGCTGGCCTATGCCATGAACGACGAGTTTGCCAGGGTGCTCCACcagcaaatggagttcttctccaGTAACCCCAGCGCCGACACGCTCAACCGCCTCCGGGGCGAAGTCAGCGAG ATACACACCGTCATGGTTGACAACATAGAGAAGATTCTTGACAGAGGCGACCGCATCTCGCTTCTTGTAGACAAGACCTCCACAATGCAGGATAGTGGCTTTCACTTCCGCAAGCAATCCAAGAGGCTTCGGAGAGCTCTCTGGATGAAGAATGTCAAGCTTCT AGCGGTGTTGACAGCGGTCATTGTGCTGCTACTTTACCTGATCATTGCGGCTTTCTGCGGAGGCCTATCCCTTCCATCGTGCAGATCATAA